The Scyliorhinus canicula chromosome 17, sScyCan1.1, whole genome shotgun sequence DNA window GAAACGTTTGAAATATTCCTTACATTTTATAAGATCTACTCACTTACTGCAGCTTTGTTgaaatttgcattttaaaaaacGGATTGCACTTGCAACATTGAGAGATGCAGCAATGAGATGCTCCCATCACTGGGGATCATTTGACAAAGGAATGAAGTTTTTGAAATGCAAGACTTAACTCATTTTGGTAGTGTCTCACATTGTCATTCTTCCAGCAACGAATGGGGAGGTTATGCAGAAATATTTCCAGCCTTTAGGTTTTGGTGTGCTCATGTTACTGAATTTATTTGATTATAAAGTTGAATATGCATTTTCTTAAGTGGCTAGGCATTTTGTTTGACGGATATTGCTCGTCAGCAAGCTTGTACTCTTTTTGAAGTTCACTTGTTTTGCTGTGGATTTCAACTGTCATTTGCTTTGAACTGGGTTTTATCACTGTAGAGATAAACTGCTTGAGGTTCAAAAGACATTTCACTGAACAGTTTATGCAAGACAAAACCACCCAAATTACTACAATTACACCCCTTTTACACTTGTCAAGTCAGAAATGTAATTATTTCTACAATTTTATATAATAACTGGCACTACGCAATGAGTTGCCATCTTACCGTAGCCATCATAGGAATCTCTGTAGGAACCACCACTTGGGCGATCGTTGTAATAGTCACGTGGCTCACGTCCACCATATCCATCTCgatcactgaaataaaaataatctattttaaatgttttacaATAATACTGTCAGTTGGTTTCACAAATTGCCGATTCAAAACCAGCCCCTACCTATATCCTCGAGATCCATAATCATCACGTCCAGAGTGAGAATAGTCACGAGAACTGTAAGAGTCCCTTGGTGGTGGACCATAATCTCTTGTATCTCTAGAGCTTGGATAATCTCTGCTAGAATAACTGCAAGGTAAAAGATGACCATTAGAAGGGAATTCCTAGCATGTAATGGATGAAAGAGAAATATAGAGGCTGCAAAAACACTGCCAGTCCAAAAGTCTAAGAAATCAAGCTCTCTAGGTCAAATAATTAAAACTTCAAAAACATGTCTTCATGAGTTTAAAGAGAATGCTTTAGTGCCACGTCACAGCAGCAGTTGAGGGCAAGGACTTTGCATTTATGAAGGCAAAATAATTCAAACTAcaacagatggtggggggtgtgcatttcttgaattctgtttaattcccttttcttcctatgtactgaatgatctgttagctgcttgcagaaaatacttttcactgtacctcggtacacgtgacaataaacaatccaatccaatccaaacaggGAGTAGAAAGCCgtgagatgggcagcacggtggcctagtggttagcacaactgcctcacagcgctgaggtccccaggttaaatcccggctctgggtcactgtccgtgtgggagtttgcacattctcccagtgtctgcgtgggctgcgcccccacaacccaaaatgtgcagattaggtggattggccacactaaaattgccccttaattggaaaaaaatgggtaatctaaatttataaaaaaaagagagcCGTGAGATTAGTTGATATTAGGAAGAAGCCAGCACAAAAGATGGACGATTTACTCATGAGCTAATCTAATAATGGAGCCAAGATAAGTACACAAGACTtgaaagcccccctccccccaatctcagATACTGGTGGTGATCAACAAATAGAAATGTCAATGTGCATGATCCACTGGACATTTCTAGAAAAGCTGGTTTCAATGCTATCTAAAGTCATTAGGTGgatatcttggattcatgtcgcattacattcacccccccaccatctggcctggactggcaaaattctaccaactgtcctggttcgagacaattcacacctcttgaaCCTGGGatcactccctatctctggatctgtaatgatttgattacaaatgttcgcattccaagcattgcctggcatctctgacttcgtttatataaatgtttctggaacgttcctctccattcacctgaggaaggagcagtgctccgaagctcgtgtttgaaacaaacctgttgggactttaacctgggtgttgtaagactcttaCTAAAGTCATTATAATGGCTTCTCTTCCCTTCAACAGCCCCACCCCTTCAACCATAGAACAGTAAAATGAAACCATTCGAGTCTTATAACAGCGAGTATCATGGTCTTGCTCTTTACTCCAGGAGCTGCATAATTTTTTCTCCCTCAGTTATCCAATTACTCAAGGCTACTGAAGTGGGTATCAAGTGTGCCACCAGGTAGTTCATCCAATTTCAACCACTCATGTATAAAGAGGGCTTTTTCATGTCAACCTCTGTTCTTTGTCAATCAGCTTACACCGTGCCATCTAGTCATTGACCCTTCAGTCACTGGAACAAGTTCTCCATTTGCTCTCAACCTAAACCTTTCATTGTCTCCTCTTGGCATTTCTCTATGTGCAGAAGACTCTAGAATAGATTCAATCACACAACTACTGACTTCTACCCACTCAATGAATCGATGGTCAGTTAATTAATATTCGTTTTAAAAACAAATCACTTGTATAAAgcagatttaaattttttttatataaagaaCCCCCGTCAACTGCATAATGGGTAGTTAGTCACAGTACCCAATGTATCCAAACAATTTCTCGTAACCAGCCTGACAAGAATGCACATGGATTGATTATTTCTCCAGCAGATAAGCGCAATATGCAAGAAATAGCTAAAAGTTACAAATAACCATTATTTTACAGCATTCAAAATTAGTTTGCAACAAGAGCCCCTGTTAGATGTGTTGAAAGAAAATGAAAGTCCAGCTATGCAAAGCTCAGAACTTCTTAGAGGAAAGATGGCTATATCAGCTTTGATAATCATTGCCAGTGAAGTCATCACTGCTTAAAACTGGAAGCAGATGCTGCAAGAGTAGTCTTATCTATTTACTTCAGCAACCAACATCCGAACACAATAGTAAGCTGAACTAATAATTCACAGTACTGCTAATAAGCAAACTGTTTGCATGCAATTTAGTTGATTATGCAGTCAGGTGTTCCTGGACCATGCAAAGGCAAGCTGAAATCCCCAGACCTCACTGAAAAATTAAGCTTTTGCAAGGAGCACACAAACTACTCCTACAGTTCAGATGATTGCAAATGCTTTGTCTTTGCATGGTAAATACATTAAGAATCGCTATTTGTTGCAAAATGATACTTTAACTTAATGCAAACCCATGCCTTTCCTTCACCTCTATCTGTGCCCCCAGAACGGGGAAGAAAGATCTCACCTGTCTCTGCTGTTGTAGTATAATCCTCTCTTGGTATATAGTCATCTTTCTGGATGGCATCATATCTCTGCGAGATGGAGGTGAACCATAACTATCTCTCTCACGTGAAGGAGGTCCTAGGGAGAAAAACCTTGGGTCACACTTTTTCCAACACCGACGAGATTGGAAAAACTCATATGTAATTTAGTGGAATAGTTCTACCTCTTGAGCCACTTCCTCTTCCACCCATTCCCCCACTTCGCATTGGCCCTGAAGGAACGGGCCTTTTCGGTGGTGTCCATTTGCACGCCCTGGGGGACCCTTTTCATTGGTGGTCCTCTGGAGGAgacttaaatgaaaaaaaatacttGTAGCTATTTGCCCTTGTTGGTTTTGCATTTTTAAATCATACTTTCAAACAcagtaagatttttaaaaacgagTTTTGAAAATATTGCTAAATCCATGTAGTTATGTTAGGTCAATATTTTATTTACATTTCCTGCTTTCAGGAACAAGNNNNNNNNNNNNNNNNNNNNNNNNNNNNNNNNNNNNNNNNNNNNNNNNNNNNNNNNNNNNNNNNNNNNNNNNNNNNNNNNNNNNNNNNNNNNNNNNNNNNNNNNNNNNNNNNNNNNNNNNNNNNNNNNNNNNNNNNNNNNNNNNNNNNNNNNNNNNNNNNNNNNNNNNNNNNNNNNNNNNNNNNNNNNNNNNNNNNNNNNNNNNNNNNNNNNNNNNNNNNNNNNNNNNNNNNNNNNNNNNNNNNNNNNNNNNNNNNNNNNNNNNNNNNNNNNNNNNNNNNNNNNNNNNNNNNNNNNNNNNNNNNNNNNNNNNNNNNNNNNNNNNNNNNNNNNNNNNNNNNNNNNNNNNNNNNNNNNNNNNNNNNNNNNNNNNNNNNNNNNNNNNNNNNNNNNNNNNNNNNNNNNNNNNNNNNNNNNNNNNNNNNNNNNNNNNNNNNNNNNNNNNNNNNNNNNNNNNNNNNNNNNNNNNNNNNNNNNNNNNNNNNNNNNNNNNNNNNNNNNNNNNNNNNNNNNNNNNNNNNNNNNNNNNNNNNNNNNNNNNNNNNNNNNNNNNNNNNNNNNNNNNNNNNNNNNNNNNNNNNNNNNNNNNNNNNNNNNNNNNNNNNNNNNNNNNNNNNNNNNNNNNNNNNNNNNNNNNNNNNNNNNNNNNNNNNNNNNNNNNNNNNNNNNNNNNNNNNNNNNNNNNNNNNNNNNNNNNNNNNNNNNNNNNNNNNNNNNNNNNNNNNNNNNNNNNNNNNNNNNNNNNNNNNNNNNNNNNNNNNNNNNNNNNNNNNNNNNNNNNNNNNNNNNNNNNNNNNNNNNNNNNNNNNNNNNNNNNNNNNNNNNNNNNNNNNNNNNNNNNNNNNNNNNNNNNNNNNNNNNNNNNNNNNNNNNNNNNNNNNNNNNNNNNNNNNNNNNNNNNNNNNNNNNNNNNNNNNNNNNNNNNNNNNNNNNNNNNNNNNNNNNNNNNNNNNNNNNNNNNNNNNNNNNNNNNNNNNNNNNNNNNNNNNNNNNNNNNNNNNNNNNNNNNNNNNNNNNNNNNNNNNNNNNNNNNNNNNNNNNNNNNNNNNNNNNNNNNNNNNNNNNNNNNNNNNNNNNNNNNNNNNNNNNNNNNNNNNNNNNNNNNNNNNNNNNNNNNNNNNNNNNNNNNNNNNNNNNNNNNNNNNNNNNNNNNNNNNNNNNNNNNNNNNNNNNNNNNNNNNNNNNNNNNNNNNNNNNNNNNNNNNNNNNNNNNNNNNNNNNNNNNNNNNNNNNNNNNNNNNNNNNNNNNNNNNNNNNNNNNNNNNNNNNNNNNNNNNNNNNNNNNNNNNNNNNNNNNNNNNNNNNNNNNNNNNNNNNNNNNNNNNNNNNNNNNNNNNNNNNNNNNNNNNNNNNNNNNNNNNNNNNNNNNNNNNNNNNNNNNNNNNNNNNNNNNNNNNNNNNNNNNNNNNNNNNNNNNNNNNNNNNNNNNNNNNNNNNNNNNNNNNNNNNNNNNNNNNNNNNNNNNNNNNNNNNNNNNNNNNNNNNNNNNNNNNNNNNNNNNNNNNNNNNNNNNNNNNNNNNNNNNNNNNNNNNNNNNNNNNNNNNNNNNNNNNNNNNNNNNNNNNNNNNNNNNNNNNNNNNNNNNNNNNNNNNNNNNNNNNNNNNNNNNNNNNNNNNNNNNNNNNNNNNNNNNNNNNNNNNNNNNNNNNNNNNNNNNNNNNNNNNNNNNNNNNNNNNNNNNNNNNNNNNNNNNNNNNNNNNNNNNNNNNNNNNNNNNNNNNNNNNNNNNNNNNNNNNNNNNNNNNNNNNNNNNNNNNNNNNNNNNNNNNNNNNNNNNNNNNNNNNNNNNNNNNNNNNNNNNNNNNNNNNNNNNNNNNNNNNNNNNNNNNNNNNNNNNNNNNNNNNNNNNNNNNNNNNNNNNNNNNNNNNNNNNNNNNNNNNNNNNNNNNNNNNNNNNNNNNNNNNNNNNNNNNNNNNNNNNNNNNNNNNNNNNNNNNNNNNNNNNNNNNNNNNNNNNNNNNNNNNNNNNNNNNNNNNNNNNNNNNNNNNNNNNNNNNNNNNNNNNNNNNNNNNNNNNNNNNNNNNNNNNNNNNNNNNNNNNNNNNNNNNNNNNNNNNNNNNNNNNNNNNNNNNNNNNNNNNNNNNNNNNNNNNNNNNNNNNNNNNNNNNNNNNNNNNNNNNNNNNNNNNNNNNNNNNNNNNNNNNNNNNNNNNNNNNNNNNNNNNNNNNNNNNNNNNNNNNNNNNNNNNNNNNNNNNNNNNNNNNNNNNNNNNNNNNNNNNNNNNNNNNNNNNNNNNNNNNNNNNNNNNNNNNNNNNNNNNNNNNNNNNNNNNNNNNNNNNNNNNNNNNNNNNNNNNNNNNNNNNNNNNNNNNNNNNNNNNNNNNNNNNNNNNNNNNNNNNNNNNNNNNNNNNNNNNNNNNNNNNNNNNNNNNNNNNNNNNNNNNNNNNNNNNNNNNNNNNNNNNNNNNNNNNNNNNNNNNNNNNNNNNNNNNNNNNNNNNNNNNNNNNNNNNNNNNNNNNNNNNNNNNNNNNNNNNNNNNNNNNNNNNNNNNNNNNNNNNNNNNNNNNNNNNNNNNNNNNNNNNNNNNNNNNNNNNNNNNNNNNNNNNNNNNNNNNNNNNNNNNNNNNNNNNNNNNNNNNNNNNNNNNNNNNNNNNNNNNNNNNNNNNNNNNNNNNNNNNNNNNNNNNNNNNNNNNNNNNNNNNNNNNNNNNNNNNNNNNNNNNNNNNNNNNNNNNNNNNNNNNNNNNNNNNNNNNNNNNNNNNNNNNNNNNNNNNNNNNNNNNNNNNNNNNNNNNNNNNNNNNNNNNNNNNNNNNNNNNNNNNNNNNNNNNNNNNNNNNNNNNNNNNNNNNNNNNNNNNNNNNNNNNNNNNNNNNNNNNNNNNNNNNNNNNNNNNNNNNNNNNNNNNNNNNNNNNNNNNNNNNNNNNNNNNNNNNNNNNNNNNNNNNNNNNNNNNNNNNNNNNNNNNNNNNNNNNNNNNNNNNNNNNNNNNNNNNNNNNNNNNNNNNNNNNNNNNNNNNNNNNNNNNNNNNNNNNNNNNNNNNNNNNNNNNNNNNNNNNNNNNNNNNNNNNNNNNNNNNNNNNNNNNNNNNNNNNNNNNNNNNNNNNNNNNNNNNNNNNNNNNNNNNNNNNNNNNNNNNNNNNNNNNNNNNNNNNNNNNNNNNNNNNNNNNNNNNNNNNNNNNNNNNNNNNNNNNNNNNNNNNNNNNNNNNNNNNNNNNNNNNNNNNNNNNNNNNNNNNNNNNNNNNNNNNNNNNNNNNNNNNNNNNNNNNNNNNNNNNNNNNNNNNNNNNNNNNNNNNNNNNNNNNNNNNNNNNNNNNNNNNNNNNNNNNNNNNNNNNNNNNNNNNNNNNNNNNNNNNNNNNNNNNNNNNNNNNNNNNNNNNNNNNNNNNNNNNNNNNNNNNNNNNNNNNNNNNNNNNNNNNNNNNNNNNNNNNNNNNNNNNNNNNNNNNNNNNNNNNNNNNNNNNNNNNNNNNNNNNNNNNNNNNNNNNNNNNNNNNNNNNNNNNNNNNNNNNNNNNNNNNNNNNNNNNNNNNNNNNNNNNNNNNNNNNNNNNNNNNNNNNNNNNNNNNNNNNNNNNNNNNNNNNNNNNNNNNNNNNNNNNNNNNNNNNNNNNNNNNNNNNNNNNNNNNNNNNNNNNNNNNNNNNNNNNNNNNNNNNNNNNNNNNNNNNNNNNNNNNNNNNNNNNNNNNNNNNNNNNNNNNNNNNNNNNNNNNNNNNNNNNNNNNNNNNNNNNNNNNNNNNNNNNNNNNNNNNNNNNNNNNNNNNNNNNNNNNNNNNNNNNNNNNNNNNNNNNNNNNNNNNNNNNNNNNNNNNNNNNNNNNNNNNNNNNNNNNNNNNNNNNNNNNNNNNNNNNNNNNNNNNNNNNNNNNNNNNNNNNNNNNNNNNNNNNNNNNNNNNNNNNNNNNNNNNNNNNNNNNNNNNNNNNNNNNNNNNNNNNNNNNNNNNNNNNNNNNNNNNNNNNNNNNNNNNNNNNNNNNNNNNNNNNNNNNNNNNNNNNNNNNNNNNNNNNNNNNNNNNNNNNNNNNNNNNNNNNNNNNNNNNNNNNNNNNNNNNNNNNNNNNNNNNNNNNNNNNNNNNNNNNNNNNNNNNNNNNNNNNNNNNNNNNNNNNNNNNNNNNNNNNNNNNNNNNNNNNNNNNNNNNNNNNNNNNNNNNNNNNNNNNNNNNNNNNNNNNNNNNNNNNNNNNNNNNNNNNNNNNNNNNNNNNNNNNNNNNNNNNNNNNNNNNNNNNNNNNNNNNNNNNNNNNNNNNNNNNNNNNNNNNNNNNNNNNNNNNNNNNNNNNNNNNNNNNNNNNNNNNNNNNNNNNNNNNNNNNNNNNNNNNNNNNNNNNNNNNNNNNNNNNNNNNNNNNNNNNNNNNNNNNNNNNNNNNNNNNNNNNNNNNNNNNNNNNNNNNNNNNNNNNNNNNNNNNNNNNNNNNNNNNNNNNNNNNNNNNNNNNNNNNNNNNNNNNNNNNNNNNNNNNNNNNNNNNNNNNNNNNNNNNNNNNNNNNNNNNNNNNNNNNNNNNNNNNNNNNNNNNNNNNNNNNNNNNNNNNNNNNNNNNNNNNNNNNNNNNNNNNNNNNNNNNNNNNNNNNNNNNNNNNNNNNNNNNNNNNNNNNNNNNNNNNNNNNNNNNNNNNNNNNNNNNNNNNNNNNNNNNNNNNNNNNNNNNNNNNNNNNNNNNNNNNNNNNNNNNNNNNNNNNNNNNNNNNNNNNNNNNNNNNNNNNNNNNNNNNNNNNNNNNNNNNNNNNNNNNNNNNNNNNNNNNNNNNNNNNNNNNNNNNNNNNNNNNNNNNNNNNNNNNNNNNNNNNNNNNNNNNNNNNNNNNNNNNNNNNNNNNNNNNNNNNNNNNNNNNNNNNNNNNNNNNNNNNNNNNNNNNNNNNNNNNNNNNNNNNNNNNNNNNNNNNNNNNNNNNNNNNNNNNNNNNNNNNNNNNNNNNNNNNNNNNNNNNNNNNNNNNNNNNNNNNNNNNNNNNNNNNNNNNNNNNNNNNNNNNNNNNNNNNNNNNNNNNNNNNNNNNNNNNNNNNNNNNNNNNNNNNNNNNNNNNNNNNNNNNNNNNNNNNNNNNNNNNNNNNNNNNNNNNNNNNNNNNNNNNNNNNNNNNNNNNNNNNNNNNNNNNNNNNNNNNNNNNNNNNNNNNNNNNNNNNNNNNNNNNNNNNNNNNNNNNNNNNNNNNNNNNNNNNNNNNNNNNNNNNNNNNNNNNNNNNNNNNNNNNNNNNNNNNNNNNNNNNNNNNNNNNNNNNNNNNNNNNNNNNNNNNNNNNNNNNNNNNNNNNNNNNNNNNNNNNNNNNNNNNNNNNNNNNNNNNNNNNNNNNNNNNNNNNNNNNNNNNNNNNNNNNNNNNNNNNNNNNNNNNNNNNNNNNNNNNNNNNNNNNNNNNNNNNNNNNNNNNNNNNNNNNNNNNNNNNNNNNNNNNNNNNNNNNNNNNNNNNNNNNNNNNNNNNNNNNNNNNNNNNNNNNNNNNNNNNNNNNNNNNNNNNNNNNNNNNNNNNNNNNNNNNNNNNNNNNNNNNNNNNNNNNNNNNNNNNNNNNNNNNNNNNNNNNNNNNNNNNNNNNNNNNNNNNNNNNNNNNNNNNNNNNNNNNNNNNNNNNNNNNNNNNNNNNNNNNNNNNNNNNNNNNNNNNNNNNNNNNNNNNNNNNNNNNNNNNNNNNNNNNNNNNNNNNNNNNNNNNNNNNNNNNNNNNNNNNNNNNNNNNNNNNNNNNNNNNNNNNNNNNNNNNNNNNNNNNNNNNNNNNNNNNNNNNNNNNNNNNNNNNNNNNNNNNNNNNNNNNNNNNNNNNNNNNNNNNNNNNNNNNNNNNNNNNNNNNNNNNNNNNNNNNNNNNNNNNNNNNNNNNNNNNNNNNNNNNNNNNNNNNNNNNNNNNNNNNNNNNNNNNNNNNNNNNNNNNNNNNNNNNNNNNNNNNNNNNNNNNNNNNNNNNNNNNNNNNNNNNNNNNNNNNNNNNNNNNNNNNNNNNNNNNNNNNNNNNNNNNNNNNNNNNNNNNNNNNNNNNNNNNNNNNNNNNNNNNNNNNNNNNNNNNNNNNNNNNNNNNNNNNNNNNNNNNNNNNNNNNNNNNNNNNNNNNNNNNNNNNNNNNNNNNNNNNNNNNNNNNNNNNNNNNNNNNNNNNNNNNNNNNNNNNNNNNNNNNNNNNNNNNNNNNNNNNNNNNNNNNNNNNNNNNNNNNNNNNNNNNNNNNNNNNNNNNNNNNNNNNNNNNNNNNNNNNNNNNNNNNNNNNNNNNNNNNNNNNNNNN harbors:
- the LOC119952096 gene encoding LOW QUALITY PROTEIN: RNA-binding motif protein, X chromosome-like (The sequence of the model RefSeq protein was modified relative to this genomic sequence to represent the inferred CDS: inserted 2 bases in 1 codon) gives rise to the protein MRSGGMGGRGSGSRGPPSRERDSYGSPPSRRDMMPSRKMTIXTKRGLYYNSRDSYSSRDYPSSRDTRDYGPPPRDSYSSRDYSHSGRDDYGSRGYSDRDGYGGREPRDYYNDRPSGGSYRDSYDGYGNSRGAPPARGPPPSYSGSGRYDDYSTSSRDGYGGGRDNYRSESYSSSRNDRVGRQDRGPALPMERGYPPRDSYNSSSRGGNRGSGRGGNRYDRGSGRSRY